The sequence CATAGCCAGCATAGTCGGCCGGGCTCTCAGGGAAAGCCCGGAGCTCAAAGGCGTCACCCTTGACCCGGAAGCCCTGGAGCATATCAAGCGTATCTCCGACGGGGACGCCAGGTCGGCTCTCAATATCCTGGAGCTGTGCGCAGACCTGGCCGGCGATGACAGGAGGATCACCCTCGCCATAGCCGAGTCGGCGGCCGGCGAAAAGATACTGGGCTATGACAAGCAGGGAGAGGTGCACTACGATACCATCAGCGCCTTTATCAAATCCATGCGGGGCTCCGATCCCGATGCGGCGCTGCACTATCTGGCGGTGATGCTCACCGCCGGCGAGGATATACGGTTTATTGCCCGGCGCATAGTGATCTGCGCCTCGGAGGACGTGGGCAACGCGGACCCCATGGCCCTGGTGGTGGCGGACAGCGCTGCTCAGGCTGTGATGCAGATAGGTATGCCCGAGGCCAGGATCATCCTCGCTCAGGCAGCCACCTACGTGGCCTGCGCTCCCAAGTCCAACGCGGCCTATCTGGGTATAGACGCCGCTATAGCAGACGTGAAAGAGAGCGAAAACGCTCCGGTGCCCATGCACCTGCGCAATCCCTCCTTCAGAGACGCCAAAAAGCTGGGCTACGGCGAAGGCTACAAGTATCCCCACGACTACCCCGGCGGCTGGGTGGAGCAGGATTATCTGCCCGTGAGGCTGGAGGGGACCAGATATTACGACCCCAAGGACATAGGCTATGAAGCGAGATTCAGAGAAAGGCTGGACTATATACGCAGCCGGAAGGCGAGAAAGAAGAACAAGGATCATGATTAAACTCCTGACGATATTTGTATTGACTTTGTGCGCCGCAGAAGCGCTGTATGCCATCAGCCCTCTGGCAGGGACCAGCCACGCCATATATGCGGTGGGGAACAATGCGCCTTCGGCGCCCTTTTCCTTTGTCCAGCTGTCCGACGTTCACATAGGCTGGATGGCGGCCACCAAAGAGGTGGAGCTGTCGGACCCCAGGGCCACGGACAACAGCTATTTCAAAAAGGCCATCGACATGGTGCACAGGCTGGGCGTGGACTTTGTGTTCTTCAGCGGAGATATGGTGAGCTTTCCCACCCATCAGCCGGTGCTGGACGCCTGGAACGACGCCATACGGGAGCTCAGGGTGCCCTACTGCTTTGCCGAGGGCAATCACGACACGGATCTCGACCCGCAGTCCCTGGCCCGCTACAGAAAGGACTGGGGGATGGACTACTACAGATTTGTGTACAACAACACCCTGTTCATCACCTTCAACTCCAATCCCACCCAGCCCCAGAGAAACGAGCCCGGCTACGAACGCTTTCAGCGCATCTGGCTCTCCAACCAGCTGAAGCAGGGCAAAAAGGGAGGCTATGACCACATATTTGTCCTCACCCATATCCCCATAGTGCGGAATGCTTTGGACGAAAAATATGACCGCTACAACTTCCCGCCGGAGCTCAGAAAGCCCTATATGGACATGATAGAGGACGCCGGAGCGGACTACGTTCTCGCGGGGCATTATCACGTAAAGAGCGAATTCTATCACGGCGGCACCTGCTACGCCGTGTGTCCCAGCATCAGAGATCCCCGGTTCGGGGAAAGAGTGGGCTTCAGGGTGTTCAGGGTGTATCCGGACAGGATCGAAACAGAAATGGTATATATGGACGAGGCTGACAAGATAAAGCCCGTCAAACTTTGACACAGGCGGTGTAAAAATGAAATTTATACTGATCTCTTTGCTGATGACACTTGTGATGGCAGCCGCAGCCGTGGCTGCGGAAGAGACCGATCCCGGCGCCTTTGAGAAAGACTGGTCGTTTGTCTTCATGAACAAAAGCGCCGGGGCCGGCTCGGTGGAAAACGAAGCTCTGTCCCTCAACTACGATTTTTCCAGGGGAGACTACTCCAGCCACGTGAGCATGTCCTGCCCGCTGCCTCTGGACTCTGTGCCGGTGGCCTTTCGCTTTAAGGTGCGGAAGACCGCGCCCCACACCATGGCCTTCCGGCTGTCGGACTCGGAGGACGAGACCTTTCAGAAAAAGATGAATATCCCCGTCTGCTCGGACTGGCAGGAGGTGGAGGTCTCGGTGGATGGGTTTGAGGCCAGCTGGGGCGAGAAGAAAAACGACGTCTTTGACGGCAAGCCTTCGGGAGTAGGCTTTGCCGTGGAGCAAGGGCTGACGGACGAGACCCGTGGCCGGCTGGAGATCAGGGATCTGAGGTGTATATACGGCCGCAAGAACGGCGGCAAGCTGTCCCTGGACTCCGAGCCCTTTGGCAACACTGTCAAGGCCAGATTTTACGCGGACATCATCACAGACAACCAGCCCGTCAGGGAAGGGGGCTCTGTCGCTTACCGGCAGGATATGGATCTGCGGGGGACCGTGGAGTCTATATCGGTGCCCGTCACGAAAAAGGGCTCCGTCA comes from Abditibacteriota bacterium and encodes:
- a CDS encoding replication-associated recombination protein A; translated protein: MTDLFDAGIADAPLAARMRPKKLDDFVGQEEIVARGTLLRRLIETDNISSFIFWGPPGCGKSTLAGIIAESTSSAFVPFSAVTGGVPDLRKIMDAARDERRYKERQTILFVDEIHRFNKAQQDALLPFVEDGTVILIGATTENPYFEVNTPLLSRSRVVRFAPLSGDDIASIVGRALRESPELKGVTLDPEALEHIKRISDGDARSALNILELCADLAGDDRRITLAIAESAAGEKILGYDKQGEVHYDTISAFIKSMRGSDPDAALHYLAVMLTAGEDIRFIARRIVICASEDVGNADPMALVVADSAAQAVMQIGMPEARIILAQAATYVACAPKSNAAYLGIDAAIADVKESENAPVPMHLRNPSFRDAKKLGYGEGYKYPHDYPGGWVEQDYLPVRLEGTRYYDPKDIGYEARFRERLDYIRSRKARKKNKDHD
- a CDS encoding metallophosphoesterase is translated as MIKLLTIFVLTLCAAEALYAISPLAGTSHAIYAVGNNAPSAPFSFVQLSDVHIGWMAATKEVELSDPRATDNSYFKKAIDMVHRLGVDFVFFSGDMVSFPTHQPVLDAWNDAIRELRVPYCFAEGNHDTDLDPQSLARYRKDWGMDYYRFVYNNTLFITFNSNPTQPQRNEPGYERFQRIWLSNQLKQGKKGGYDHIFVLTHIPIVRNALDEKYDRYNFPPELRKPYMDMIEDAGADYVLAGHYHVKSEFYHGGTCYAVCPSIRDPRFGERVGFRVFRVYPDRIETEMVYMDEADKIKPVKL